One Clostridium estertheticum DNA segment encodes these proteins:
- a CDS encoding methyl-accepting chemotaxis protein — protein MDFKHWNFRKKHESNDILQKEKKISKLLKTIKSKSQQMRSSKLSKNAKDENKTIKSFKSGTAKKSLKSNNEKGISIRKKIPILMGTLIIISMVATSIFTYIKSSTIIFKQSEAEMMSVNKGAIETISVMIEKQQAQVQAISNAKQIMEIMRLKDKPDAISVGQYKNVVKENNDKFSTYISNNKDAERVFLVDVSGNILSDSNGETVGKSVADQAYHSISSSGGLVISETMKSEITGNAIMVFTSPVLSEDKYAQTLGYVAVAVSAESFSKYMKNVSVSNSKSSYAYLIDEKGKIIYDKNKDKIGKVVAIASIKDVVDRVTKGQKVAAGTSQYTFEGVKNFSSYGIIPVTNWTLVITGDINEIRQPVSQMTWGILIIAALIGIFSILIGIFASRIIVNPLTKVTLLVDKTSKLDLSEDKDIEDLIKTNDEIGTISRAIVNMRRTLKEVVLDLIETSENITSNANAVEDLTDILKVKAEESSFETENLSAGMEETAATAQEISASSGEMKNMVNTIVEKASEGINIAQSIVKKAMGITVSTTGSKKETDKVYNDVKKQLEVAIEGSRAVDEIHGLASSILHITSQTNLLALNAAIEAARAGDAGRGFAVVADEVRKLAEQSGATAANIQNVVKVVNTSVKNLSDSSTKMLGFVDDEISLNYEIIMDTGKEYIDDAENFNKFMKEFDETAQHLNSSINGITIAIDQVAGTVNEGSEGIFKISDKSIDIVNKMEEIKSTTSGNKISAEKLKDITSKFKI, from the coding sequence ATGGATTTTAAACATTGGAATTTTAGGAAAAAACATGAAAGTAATGATATTTTACAAAAGGAAAAGAAAATTTCCAAACTGTTAAAAACAATTAAAAGTAAAAGTCAGCAGATGAGATCTTCTAAATTATCAAAAAATGCTAAAGATGAAAACAAAACAATAAAATCATTTAAAAGTGGAACAGCTAAAAAATCTTTGAAAAGCAATAATGAGAAAGGTATTTCCATTAGAAAGAAAATACCAATTCTTATGGGGACCTTAATAATTATATCCATGGTGGCGACTTCTATTTTTACTTACATAAAGTCATCAACTATCATATTTAAGCAAAGTGAAGCTGAAATGATGTCTGTTAATAAGGGAGCAATAGAAACAATTTCTGTTATGATAGAAAAGCAACAAGCACAGGTACAAGCCATAAGCAATGCGAAACAAATAATGGAAATCATGAGATTAAAGGATAAACCTGATGCAATTTCAGTGGGACAATATAAGAATGTAGTAAAAGAAAATAATGACAAGTTTTCTACATATATTTCTAATAATAAAGATGCTGAAAGAGTTTTTTTAGTTGATGTAAGTGGAAATATATTATCCGATAGTAATGGGGAAACTGTAGGAAAAAGTGTAGCAGATCAAGCTTACCATTCTATTAGCTCAAGTGGCGGACTAGTTATAAGTGAAACTATGAAATCTGAAATAACAGGAAATGCGATTATGGTGTTTACAAGTCCCGTATTATCCGAAGATAAATATGCCCAAACCTTAGGGTACGTAGCAGTAGCTGTATCCGCAGAAAGCTTTTCAAAGTATATGAAAAATGTAAGTGTATCTAATAGTAAATCCAGCTATGCTTATCTAATTGATGAAAAAGGCAAAATTATATATGATAAAAATAAAGATAAAATAGGAAAAGTTGTTGCAATTGCATCTATAAAGGATGTAGTGGACAGAGTTACAAAGGGACAAAAGGTTGCAGCTGGAACCTCCCAGTATACTTTCGAGGGAGTTAAAAATTTCTCGTCATATGGAATAATTCCAGTTACAAACTGGACGTTGGTTATTACTGGAGATATTAATGAGATTAGACAACCAGTGAGTCAAATGACATGGGGAATTTTAATAATAGCAGCGCTTATAGGTATATTTTCTATATTAATCGGTATATTTGCATCAAGAATAATAGTAAATCCATTAACGAAGGTAACACTACTCGTTGATAAAACTTCTAAATTGGATTTAAGCGAGGACAAGGATATAGAAGATTTAATTAAAACTAATGATGAAATCGGAACTATATCTAGAGCCATAGTTAATATGAGAAGGACATTAAAAGAGGTTGTACTTGATTTAATTGAGACCTCAGAAAATATAACGAGTAATGCGAATGCCGTTGAAGACCTTACAGATATATTAAAAGTAAAAGCAGAAGAAAGCTCTTTTGAAACTGAAAATTTATCAGCTGGAATGGAAGAAACAGCAGCCACAGCCCAGGAGATTTCTGCTTCTTCAGGAGAAATGAAAAATATGGTAAATACAATAGTGGAGAAGGCATCAGAAGGAATTAATATAGCCCAAAGCATTGTTAAAAAGGCAATGGGTATTACTGTTTCAACTACTGGATCTAAGAAAGAAACTGATAAGGTCTATAATGATGTTAAGAAGCAGTTAGAAGTTGCAATAGAGGGTTCAAGAGCCGTTGATGAAATACATGGTCTGGCATCCTCAATATTGCATATAACTAGCCAAACTAATTTGCTTGCACTAAATGCTGCTATCGAAGCTGCAAGAGCTGGAGACGCAGGAAGAGGTTTTGCAGTAGTAGCAGATGAGGTTAGAAAGCTGGCAGAGCAATCTGGAGCTACAGCAGCTAACATTCAAAATGTAGTTAAAGTAGTAAATACTTCTGTAAAAAATTTATCTGATAGTTCTACTAAAATGTTAGGTTTCGTGGATGATGAAATTTCTTTAAATTATGAGATTATCATGGATACAGGAAAAGAATATATTGATGATGCAGAGAATTTCAATAAATTCATGAAAGAATTTGATGAAACCGCACAACATTTAAATTCATCAATAAATGGAATTACTATAGCAATAGATCAAGTAGCAGGTACTGTTAATGAAGGCTCAGAAGGCATATTTAAAATATCGGACAAGAGCATTGATATAGTAAATAAAATGGAAGAAATAAAAAGCACTACTAGCGGAAACAAAATTAGTGCAGAAAAATTAAAAGATATAACCTCAAAATTTAAAATATAA
- a CDS encoding phosphatidylserine decarboxylase, with amino-acid sequence MIKYYNRKENKYEIEKVAGEKYLNWSYSSPAGKGLIELFLKKKLFSKLYGYYCDTRFSCKKIDGFIEDFHIDMSIYQKMPEKYSSFNEFFIRALNPDARIIPSDDNVLISPCDGKLSAYSNIDLNNLVQIKGFTYSLKELMADNEVYNLYNGGTCLIFRLCPTDYHRFHFIDSGICGNTTKISGHYYSVNPIALKSVKKLFCQNKREWSIFHSDNFSDVIYMEVGATCVGSIIQNYIPDSKVTKGEEKGYFKFGGSTVILFLKKDVVKISKEILAQTQLGFETSVTLGEKIGLK; translated from the coding sequence ATGATTAAATATTACAATAGAAAAGAAAATAAATATGAAATTGAAAAGGTAGCTGGTGAAAAGTATTTAAATTGGTCTTACAGTTCTCCTGCAGGAAAAGGACTAATTGAATTATTCCTTAAGAAAAAGCTTTTTTCAAAATTATATGGCTATTACTGTGACACAAGATTTAGTTGTAAAAAAATTGATGGTTTTATTGAGGATTTTCATATTGATATGTCTATATACCAAAAGATGCCTGAGAAGTATTCCTCTTTTAACGAATTTTTTATAAGAGCATTAAATCCAGATGCCAGAATAATCCCAAGTGATGATAATGTTTTAATTTCACCTTGTGACGGCAAGCTTTCCGCATACTCAAATATTGACCTAAATAATTTAGTTCAAATAAAAGGCTTTACTTATTCTCTTAAAGAACTTATGGCAGATAATGAAGTATACAATTTGTATAATGGTGGTACTTGCTTAATTTTTAGATTATGTCCCACTGATTATCATAGGTTTCATTTTATTGATAGTGGCATATGTGGCAACACAACAAAAATTAGTGGTCATTATTATTCTGTAAATCCAATAGCCTTAAAAAGTGTAAAAAAACTATTTTGTCAGAATAAAAGGGAATGGAGTATATTTCACTCAGATAATTTTTCAGATGTTATTTATATGGAGGTTGGTGCTACTTGCGTAGGATCAATTATTCAAAATTATATTCCAGATTCTAAAGTTACAAAGGGAGAGGAAAAGGGATATTTCAAATTTGGTGGTTCCACCGTTATCCTATTCTTAAAAAAAGATGTTGTAAAAATTAGCAAGGAAATACTCGCCCAAACACAATTAGGTTTTGAAACTTCTGTAACCTTAGGCGAAAAAATAGGACTGAAATGA